The sequence below is a genomic window from Candidatus Gastranaerophilales bacterium.
AAAATAAGCTAGCGGCAATAAAATTACAAAGGTTGTTAGCTCAGGCAAATGGCAAGACTGTAAGCGAAGAAGACAGAACCAACCTTGTATTTAAAATGGATTTGGAGTTCCAAATTGAACAATTGGAAACTAAGTTAGCGGAGTTTGAATATAAAAAAGCACAGTTAAAAACACAAAAAGCCGCAGCTGAAGCCAACAATGATACTGATGCGATTGCTAAATTGTCTGAGCAGGAAGCGGAATTAAACTCCTCTATTACCTCAACAGCAGCCTCTATAGCAAATTATCAATCAACTTTGTTCCAGTATCAAAGCTAGACGGTATTCTTTTTAATGTAAATTTAAGTAAATTTATTTGGAATTTTTATTGAATAATTCCTGAGAAAATGTATACTACAATGTTAGTAGGCATTGAGGCAGTTCAGGAGTTAGAGGATGCAAATAAATAGTGTTAATTTGGTGGATAACCGTAGAAATACAGCTTTTAAAGGATTATGGAAAGTTAAAGGAGCAGAAAATGCTTTGGACAATATAGCGGAAGCTTTGCATTCCAGCAGTAAACATTTTTCCAACCATTTTCAATTTTTAAGAATAAGGCTTGAATCATCGCCATTACCGCCCCTTGCTAAAGCTTTGAAGTACCCCTCATCTCAAGAATTAATTGACAATAAATCATTGCAAAAGATAGAAGATTTATTGCTTGACCAGATTTCCCTGCGGCAGCATGGCAGACCTGTAAATAATACTCCTAACGGCTTTGTAGACCTTTTTGTTACAAATGAAGACAGAATAAATGTTGAAACCAGAATGGCAAGTATATTGCAGGATTCCTATCAGACTTTGAAAAATAATATAAGTGAAATAATGAAGAAATACTTCGCTAATAAACGTAAAATAGATGCGGGCAGACCCATTGAAGATTTTGTCGTAGCAGCGCTTGAGAAACATACTCCTGTCAAAGTAAATAATGTTTTGTTTTACAGAAATCCGAATGAAGTGCTTTCAAATATAAATTTGGGACACTTTGATTTTGTTCAAGGCGTTATTACGTAGCATTTTCATATTTATAACAAAAAAGCCTTAAGATTATCTTAAGGCTTTTTTATTGTTACTGTTAAAGGTATTATTGTGCAGGATTATAAATGACCATAGCTTGATTAAGCTGAATAGGTATTTCTTTACCTGCTTTAGCTTTATAGTGTAATCCCGGTGTGATTACACCGATAAGAAGTCCAACGCCGCCGCCTACGGGCATACCTATCGCTAAACAGCCTGTTGCAGCGTTACCTGCAGCAGCACCAAATGCCGCTCCGAGTCCTGCACCTACTCCAAACAAGCCCACTGTCCAGATAACGGGTTTTGCTACGGTAGCCCAGCCTGAGCGTTGAAGGATATTGTTTTTGGCATAAACACAAGCGCCCATCTCACAAATTTTTGAATTAGGCACCAATATTTCGTTAAAACTAAGAACAACTTTGGCATTTTTATTAAACCATTTTGGCGGGGTATAAGAAGTTACCACGCCGATAATTTGTGTTCCGCAGGGCAGAAGCATTCTTCCTTCTGTGGTAGATAGACCTTTGGGGAGGTTAAAGATAATTTTGTCGCCTGTTTGCAGTCCTTTTGTTGTAAAATCCTGGGCAAAAGCTACCTTAAAAACGTCTCCTTTGTTGATAATTGCTTTATAGTTAGTTATCGTAACTAAATTAGAGGACACATTTTTTACGGCAGGAAGATTTTCCATTTTAATAACTCTTTCCGGCTCTACTTGTGCAGTATCTGCCGGGGTTGCAAAGGCTAATGAGGAATAAGAGATAATAAATACAGCTAATAATACTGTTGTAATGAGCTTTTTAAACTTATACATAGTCCGGTTCTCCTTTCTTGAAAACCTAAGTAAATTCTGTTGCAAATCCATTATAAACTATTTTTCAAATTATGAGAATGTTTTTTTGTATTTTTAGAAAATAATATTCTACTGGGTAGAAGAAATCGAAACCACAAATCCTGTTTGGAAAATATTCTCTTTTATTAAAAGAAATACACCAACTTTTGTAAATTTTTATGACTTGCCTACTCATAAAGTACACGGAGTTATAACCAGGATAGAAGCCAAAGATAAAAAATAACGTCATTTTACATAATGTATTTTCTCCCATTTTAATTTATATGCTAAACTTATTATTATGTCTAACTATTACGAACGATACTTAAATCTGATAGATAAAAAAGTTGAAGGTTTTTTTGAGCAGCAGGCGCCTTATATTAAATGTAAAAAAGGATGTTCTTATTGTTGTGAATCAGGAAGTTATCCTATAACGGAGCTTGAATTTAAGTATATGCGTTTAGGTTTCAGCAAATTAGACAGAGTTAAGCAAACTCTTGTTCTTCAAAATATTAGAAAAATTAAACAAGGGCGAAATGATAACGAAGATGAATTTTTATACCAATGCCCGTTTTTAATAGACAAAATTTGTTGTATATACGAGTACAGGGGCTTAATTTGCCGGGTATTCGGATTGCCGTACTTTGACAAAAACGATAAATTAAAATTGCCTGCCTGTATTGGTATAGGTTTAAATTATGCAGAAGTACTTGACGAAGAAAAGAAAATGCTTTCGATGGAAAAGGTTGAGAAATTAGGGTTTTCGGTAACCCCTGTGGCATTTAACCTCAGTTTGGATACTCTTTTGAATAATGAGGCTGTCAAAACTTTGAATCTGAATTTTGGTGAACAAAAAATGCTTGTTGATTGGTTTTAGCGTTATAATTTGCTATAAAATTCAAAAAGATTTATTATGGAATCACAGATAGAGGGAGAGAGTTATGTTTAAAAAAAATCCATATAAAAAGCTGTTTCAGCAAATTAAAAAAAATTCAAAAATTGTGCTTTACGGTGCAGGTGATATTGGAAAAGCTATAAAAGATAATCTTGCAAAACAACGTAAAGATGTGGAAGTTGTTTTTTTTATTGATACTTCCAGGAAAGGTGTTTTTGAAGGACTTCAGGTGATTTCTCCTTTTGATTTGAAAGATTATAATGATAAATATGACCAAATTATTATAGCTTCGAATCATAATAGGAATGACATGTACTTGGTTTTGACTGCGCTTAGGGTAAATCGGAAAAAAATCGTTAAAGTACCCTTGGATGGAGTATTGAGAAGTATTCAAGATGAAAAAATTAATAATGCATTAAAAGTTTTCAAAGAAAATAGTGATAAAAAGTTATATAAGTTTGTGTCAGAAGTTCAATTAAAAACTAAAAATAAAGAAAAACATGTAAACAAAATCCGAGAACGTTTTAAGGGGTTCAAAGAGTTAGTAGCGGGTATTTATCCGGAAGAGCAATATTTGGAATACACGAATAAAGATGCTGTAGAAGTTGCTATTGACGGCGGTGCGTTTAACGGTATACACGCCTTGATATTTTTATCAGAATTTAAAAACGTAAAAAAAATCTATTCTTTTGAACCTAATTATGAAGATTTTAAAGCACGGTTTAATTCCGACATTAAAGCACGTTTAATAGAAAGCAGTCCTAATATTGAATTAGTCGAAAAAGGTCTTTGGATAAAAGAGGATGTATTAGAGTTTAAGAGTGTAGCAACAAATAAAGCAGCTTCATGTATATGTGATGCAAAAGATTATACTCGTTATGAAGGAGATATTTTAAGAATTAAAACAACTTCCATAGACAAATTTGTGAAGGATAATAATATAGAAAAGATTGATTTTATAAAATTGGATGTAGAAAATTCCGAGATAAAAGTTATTGAGGGAGCTAAAAATACAATTCTAAAGGACAGACCTCAAATGGCTATTTCGATTTACCATTCACCTGAACATTTTCTTCAAATTCCAATTATTCTTGATGAATTGTTAACTGATTATGTTTTCAGGTTAGGACACTATTCGGAAAATTATTGCGAAACAGTTATGTATGCTATTCCAAAAGAATTGTATAAGGCATGAACGCCTGTCGCATAATTTTTATTATATTATCTGAAAAAATTAATTAATATGAGATTTAATTGCAATACTTATCAACTTTATTTTAAACATTAAATATGATAAATTTAAAATAAAATAAAATCTCGCTGGAATATTCTTCCTTTCAGTAAAATATTTTGGGTAGGTATTATAAATATGTCTAAATAATTTTTGTATAGAATAATGATAACATTTTTTCTTATCATTGGTTGCTTTT
It includes:
- a CDS encoding YkgJ family cysteine cluster protein; the encoded protein is MSNYYERYLNLIDKKVEGFFEQQAPYIKCKKGCSYCCESGSYPITELEFKYMRLGFSKLDRVKQTLVLQNIRKIKQGRNDNEDEFLYQCPFLIDKICCIYEYRGLICRVFGLPYFDKNDKLKLPACIGIGLNYAEVLDEEKKMLSMEKVEKLGFSVTPVAFNLSLDTLLNNEAVKTLNLNFGEQKMLVDWF
- a CDS encoding FkbM family methyltransferase — protein: MFKKNPYKKLFQQIKKNSKIVLYGAGDIGKAIKDNLAKQRKDVEVVFFIDTSRKGVFEGLQVISPFDLKDYNDKYDQIIIASNHNRNDMYLVLTALRVNRKKIVKVPLDGVLRSIQDEKINNALKVFKENSDKKLYKFVSEVQLKTKNKEKHVNKIRERFKGFKELVAGIYPEEQYLEYTNKDAVEVAIDGGAFNGIHALIFLSEFKNVKKIYSFEPNYEDFKARFNSDIKARLIESSPNIELVEKGLWIKEDVLEFKSVATNKAASCICDAKDYTRYEGDILRIKTTSIDKFVKDNNIEKIDFIKLDVENSEIKVIEGAKNTILKDRPQMAISIYHSPEHFLQIPIILDELLTDYVFRLGHYSENYCETVMYAIPKELYKA